In a genomic window of Mesorhizobium sp. J428:
- a CDS encoding type IV secretion system protein has translation MDDFIGELLDRIDASGENFSQSAYEALSQDLEPLLRLLFVLAVLFYGVQLFLGTSRLSVAEIIGRLVRVFVILILVGTWSNFNDLVYDWLTTVPEAAGRAILAASGHRRDRTHERAVANLENREHRRSDLL, from the coding sequence GTGGACGATTTCATTGGAGAACTGCTGGATCGGATTGACGCTTCGGGAGAGAACTTTTCCCAGAGCGCGTACGAGGCGCTGAGCCAGGATCTCGAGCCGCTTCTACGCCTGCTCTTCGTCCTTGCCGTCCTGTTCTACGGCGTGCAGCTTTTCCTCGGGACTTCCCGCCTCAGCGTCGCCGAAATCATTGGTCGGCTGGTGCGTGTATTCGTCATTCTCATTTTGGTCGGCACATGGTCGAACTTCAACGATCTTGTCTATGACTGGCTGACGACGGTGCCGGAGGCGGCCGGCCGCGCCATTCTGGCGGCGTCGGGGCACCGGCGTGACCGAACCCACGAACGGGCTGTCGCAAATCTGGAAAACCGCGAACACCGCCGCAGCGACCTTCTCTGA
- a CDS encoding type IV secretion system protein translates to MKRSLAILAFVGAGIAPAAADIPVIDKTNYAVARDTAEKTGKILDTNKEILTTVEETLKAVTGDRGGDAGPLKDIAIGNGFSVSSMPSFDSILKGGIADFGSLDPKVVEAATLFINGLQLVRSLSGKDNSSLASDKSYEELMKTVMGVSALITGSQAAVETRRSALETAGGDIGKAEDIKGSIDQNTQLQVQTGLTLNEMIGVLNAGVQSLHAENQRKLTDMSNTKKALRYE, encoded by the coding sequence ATGAAACGCTCGTTGGCAATTCTGGCGTTCGTCGGCGCAGGCATAGCGCCGGCAGCAGCCGATATCCCGGTCATCGACAAGACCAACTACGCGGTCGCACGTGATACCGCTGAAAAGACCGGCAAGATTCTCGATACGAACAAGGAAATCCTCACAACGGTCGAGGAGACCCTGAAGGCGGTCACCGGCGACCGCGGGGGCGACGCTGGTCCCCTGAAGGATATCGCGATCGGCAACGGTTTTAGCGTCTCATCCATGCCGTCCTTCGACAGCATCCTGAAGGGTGGGATCGCCGATTTCGGCTCACTCGATCCCAAAGTGGTCGAAGCTGCCACGCTTTTCATCAACGGCTTGCAACTCGTGCGCTCTCTTTCGGGCAAGGACAACAGCTCGCTGGCCAGCGACAAATCCTATGAGGAGCTCATGAAAACGGTGATGGGCGTGTCGGCTCTGATTACCGGTTCTCAAGCTGCGGTCGAAACCCGCCGCTCCGCACTCGAAACCGCCGGCGGCGACATCGGCAAGGCCGAGGATATCAAAGGCTCTATCGACCAGAACACGCAGCTCCAGGTCCAGACGGGCCTGACGTTGAACGAAATGATCGGCGTGCTGAACGCCGGCGTGCAGTCGTTGCACGCCGAGAACCAGCGCAAGCTGACCGACATGTCGAACACCAAAAAGGCGCTGCGGTACGAATGA
- a CDS encoding type IV secretion system protein VirB3 encodes MGEVTDEQPHLTPLVIGLTRPPMMWGIPLNAFYIIVGFTLIAFLVSTSFWSALIAPLIYLALFAFCSRDIRILDLAQVVGRRTPRTPNRLFWRTNSYGP; translated from the coding sequence ATGGGCGAGGTCACCGACGAACAACCCCATCTGACGCCGCTGGTGATCGGTCTGACACGGCCGCCAATGATGTGGGGCATCCCTCTCAATGCCTTCTACATCATCGTCGGCTTCACGCTGATCGCCTTCCTCGTGAGCACGAGCTTCTGGTCGGCGCTGATCGCGCCGCTGATCTATCTCGCGCTCTTCGCCTTCTGCAGCCGCGACATCCGGATTCTCGATCTCGCGCAGGTCGTCGGTCGCCGCACACCTCGGACGCCCAACCGGCTGTTCTGGCGCACCAACTCCTACGGGCCGTGA
- a CDS encoding TrbC/VirB2 family protein, with protein sequence MPIAFVTMLAICLLFAEPALAQSSGAFAPLETAVQMIVDFITGPFGRLLAIIAVIALGFLAFAGRLSWFTAGAVVLGIGLVFGAPAIVDEMIAAVGN encoded by the coding sequence ATGCCAATTGCATTCGTCACGATGCTGGCCATCTGTCTGCTGTTTGCAGAGCCGGCATTGGCGCAATCCTCTGGCGCCTTTGCGCCGCTGGAAACCGCGGTCCAGATGATCGTGGATTTCATCACCGGGCCGTTCGGACGGCTTCTCGCCATCATCGCGGTGATCGCGCTCGGCTTCCTTGCTTTCGCCGGCCGCCTCTCCTGGTTCACCGCCGGCGCGGTCGTGCTCGGCATCGGCCTCGTCTTTGGCGCGCCGGCGATCGTGGACGAGATGATCGCGGCCGTGGGGAACTGA
- a CDS encoding lytic transglycosylase domain-containing protein produces MAMQAKSPSIAPILAVTILTSICVAAAKVTLASELSSRLAFQPVETGENGQQHDDVPSSADAVAEARWARLPDDYVLGEGGQIVPQNQAPELIGVPAAEVVGLESRGSHFDSGIQPGTPECGPSPATPAEITRLVIEAAERHDVDAGFAVAVVTAESRLDRLRNSPKGARGPMQLMPATAERFGVTDICDPEENIDGGVRYLRELADEFRNPLLVAAAYNAGAGRVRDYGGIPPFKETLGYVAEVLNIQMGPEGSGATASEPRDVVDEQKSTPASGVISSRERRQWIGGVMHF; encoded by the coding sequence ATGGCGATGCAGGCAAAATCACCGTCGATAGCGCCGATCCTGGCCGTGACAATCCTCACGAGCATATGCGTTGCCGCGGCCAAAGTAACATTGGCTTCAGAACTGTCCTCGCGCCTGGCATTCCAGCCGGTCGAGACAGGCGAAAATGGACAACAACATGATGATGTTCCGTCGTCCGCTGACGCCGTGGCCGAAGCACGCTGGGCGCGGCTGCCTGACGACTACGTGCTGGGAGAGGGTGGTCAGATAGTTCCCCAAAACCAGGCGCCCGAGCTGATCGGAGTGCCAGCAGCCGAGGTCGTCGGGCTCGAATCCCGCGGCAGTCATTTTGATAGTGGTATTCAGCCTGGCACGCCGGAGTGCGGGCCGTCTCCGGCAACGCCTGCTGAGATCACCCGCCTCGTGATCGAGGCGGCAGAACGGCACGATGTCGATGCGGGATTCGCCGTCGCGGTTGTGACCGCCGAAAGCCGGCTCGATCGGCTGCGCAATTCGCCCAAAGGCGCGCGTGGACCCATGCAGCTAATGCCGGCGACGGCCGAGCGATTCGGTGTGACCGATATCTGCGATCCCGAAGAGAACATTGATGGTGGGGTCCGCTACCTGCGCGAACTAGCCGACGAATTCCGCAATCCGCTTCTCGTTGCCGCCGCTTATAACGCAGGCGCGGGACGCGTGCGCGACTATGGCGGCATTCCGCCCTTCAAGGAAACGCTCGGATACGTCGCCGAGGTCCTCAACATCCAGATGGGTCCTGAGGGCAGCGGTGCGACTGCAAGCGAGCCGCGTGACGTTGTTGATGAGCAGAAATCTACCCCTGCCAGCGGAGTCATCTCGTCGCGCGAACGCCGCCAGTGGATCGGCGGTGTCATGCATTTCTAG
- a CDS encoding thermonuclease family protein, whose protein sequence is MKSPALFLSLTVGLTPATATPPEGYFELKPGVTLESGDSWQDSGRHFRLFGVQACLRGTAYIDNSGARRDCGEASLAVLAAYIADTHPVCAKVAQSAGTVFVSCYATIGADRLDLANLMISSGFAFASLDERGLPHHTPYAVVEQAAREKKAGLWQFDGVQHPALLLGQGAAGEGTSP, encoded by the coding sequence ATGAAGTCCCCTGCCCTCTTCCTGTCGCTGACCGTCGGTTTGACGCCGGCAACGGCCACACCGCCGGAGGGTTACTTCGAGCTGAAACCAGGCGTGACGCTCGAAAGCGGAGACAGCTGGCAGGACAGCGGCCGACATTTCCGTCTCTTCGGCGTGCAGGCCTGTCTGCGCGGTACAGCCTATATCGATAATTCGGGCGCTCGTCGCGACTGTGGCGAGGCCTCCTTGGCCGTGTTGGCCGCCTACATCGCAGATACACATCCCGTCTGTGCGAAGGTCGCGCAATCGGCTGGAACGGTCTTCGTGTCCTGCTACGCAACGATCGGCGCCGACAGGCTGGATCTGGCCAATCTGATGATCTCCTCCGGGTTTGCTTTCGCGTCCCTGGACGAACGCGGCCTGCCCCATCACACGCCTTACGCCGTGGTGGAGCAGGCCGCCCGGGAAAAGAAGGCCGGTCTCTGGCAATTCGACGGTGTCCAGCACCCGGCGCTCCTGCTCGGACAAGGCGCGGCCGGTGAAGGAACGTCGCCATGA
- a CDS encoding response regulator — protein MHRALVVEDQNLMRLALMTELRAGLRDCYVAGAQTLPMARQLLEQDRFDLVITDPGLPGFDPTSRHDRLHVVETIVEAAPDAAHIVVTGSDDEDEALACRLLGARSYVCKTGLAPGELRNVLEQIDRGETPIRLSELDAAKPDVRFPTLTPREDEILAMMMRRKAGTKRREVFETMSGKTGINPASAEKYYKQARAKLLKLGRLPKGL, from the coding sequence ATGCACCGAGCCCTCGTCGTCGAAGACCAGAATCTGATGCGCCTGGCCCTCATGACCGAACTTCGCGCGGGGCTGCGCGACTGTTATGTCGCCGGCGCCCAAACCCTTCCGATGGCAAGACAGCTTCTCGAGCAAGATCGGTTCGACCTTGTCATTACGGACCCGGGCTTGCCAGGCTTCGATCCCACTTCGCGTCATGATCGACTTCACGTGGTCGAGACGATTGTTGAGGCCGCACCGGACGCCGCACATATCGTCGTCACCGGTTCGGATGACGAGGACGAGGCATTGGCCTGCCGATTGCTCGGCGCCAGGAGCTATGTTTGCAAGACCGGGTTGGCGCCAGGCGAGCTGCGCAATGTCCTCGAGCAGATTGACAGGGGCGAGACGCCGATCCGCTTGTCCGAGCTGGACGCCGCGAAGCCGGATGTGCGCTTCCCTACCCTAACCCCGCGTGAAGACGAGATTCTCGCTATGATGATGCGCCGCAAGGCGGGAACGAAGCGCCGCGAAGTCTTCGAGACCATGTCGGGCAAGACCGGGATCAACCCGGCAAGCGCCGAGAAATACTATAAGCAGGCGCGCGCCAAGCTGCTGAAACTGGGCCGCCTTCCGAAGGGGCTTTGA
- a CDS encoding FkbM family methyltransferase: MTELTVHGVRVPISPDEVSAEIWRALQSGSYEANEARRIARAIRPGDRVLELGAGLGVITSIIASVDDVRVWSFEADPQTTQLAQRVIELNCNGNVLLSNGILAAGPPQKVSFFRRSDFWMSSGFADQGPYQQVIEITSRDIDAFIAKHGINVLVMDVEGAELDLLQNASLPGIERVFLELHDHLYGLAGVQTITAAMARKELIYDPRGSSGPCVLYSVDDGERQFDAEVAHAT; encoded by the coding sequence ATGACCGAACTCACCGTCCACGGCGTGCGCGTGCCGATCTCTCCCGACGAAGTTTCCGCCGAAATCTGGCGAGCATTGCAGAGCGGCAGCTACGAGGCCAACGAGGCGCGACGGATTGCTCGTGCGATTCGACCCGGGGATCGTGTCCTCGAACTTGGCGCCGGGTTGGGAGTCATCACATCGATCATAGCGTCGGTCGACGACGTTCGCGTCTGGAGCTTCGAGGCCGATCCGCAGACCACCCAGCTTGCCCAACGCGTTATTGAGCTGAATTGCAACGGCAATGTCCTGCTCTCAAACGGTATCCTCGCCGCAGGACCTCCCCAGAAGGTTTCCTTCTTCCGGCGATCGGATTTCTGGATGTCGTCGGGGTTTGCCGACCAAGGGCCATACCAGCAGGTCATCGAGATCACGTCGCGGGATATCGATGCCTTCATAGCGAAGCACGGCATCAACGTCCTGGTCATGGATGTGGAAGGAGCCGAACTGGACCTGCTCCAGAACGCGTCACTGCCGGGGATAGAGCGTGTGTTCCTCGAGCTGCACGACCACCTCTACGGCCTGGCAGGCGTTCAGACGATCACCGCGGCCATGGCGCGCAAGGAACTGATCTACGATCCTCGGGGGTCGAGTGGCCCCTGTGTCTTGTACTCGGTCGATGACGGGGAAAGGCAATTCGATGCGGAGGTTGCCCATGCGACGTGA
- a CDS encoding ATP-binding protein yields the protein MRRETFLSAVSGLLAFASTAIAAYSDPSILTIEGSQRTVSDRYPVERLRSDFKNVEIETRTPWTKEGEAISFRGPRIADVLLKHGLDSAKSVQFIAYDNFTSEILLKEIQSYQPIFAIDRACVSADMRAGRCKSDQEFTPLSPEEQGPIFLVWPYDQLPAEYTRPQFDLGLVRRGRQAGGMRGYAPGLKAALPFASLGIALLLCGGAFVRSEQYRAESDLNYSQTYEVQWRTTQIREHLARIHGELRLAAATGRMEADLKRQVFLLNANVDQLLKLEYAPKFLGDRDVELLRGLQAVASDYLDPILEGSTDFEGALQVMPDLEQRMFEVSGTAVAHAETLNTTAHIEEAASRNRFLFAVALVLAAVGYAIIHLRNALARRQEQHLRSFSSLYAHMTRSRVTALKLFLGYQDEDNVKNPEMLMPAREAVQQLEAITNGLGTIAYANRDTRRESLATVLDQLSAIGSCKLHMRVSPDAAQVQVPAAPMRLILDELVQNAEAALGAQQKGQITVAAKVKDHRFSKRRDLVVEIVDDGPGMSAEVVARAKTPFFSTRAGSHTGLGLTGCTQMAAAFNGTLVLSSEYSKGTSVRVSIPIEPFDCHE from the coding sequence ATGCGACGTGAAACATTCCTCAGCGCCGTCTCGGGGCTGTTAGCCTTCGCATCGACGGCCATCGCTGCCTACTCTGATCCCAGCATTCTGACCATCGAGGGTAGTCAGCGGACGGTTTCTGATCGATATCCCGTCGAGCGGCTGCGCTCGGATTTCAAGAACGTCGAGATCGAAACACGAACTCCGTGGACCAAGGAAGGTGAGGCCATCAGTTTCCGGGGACCGAGGATCGCCGACGTTCTGCTCAAGCACGGCCTGGATTCCGCAAAGTCGGTGCAGTTCATCGCCTACGACAATTTCACCTCGGAGATCCTGCTCAAGGAGATCCAGAGCTACCAGCCGATCTTTGCGATCGACCGCGCCTGCGTGAGCGCGGACATGCGGGCTGGTAGATGCAAGTCAGATCAGGAGTTCACGCCGCTATCTCCCGAGGAGCAGGGACCGATCTTTCTCGTCTGGCCCTATGATCAGCTCCCTGCGGAATATACCCGCCCGCAATTCGATCTGGGTCTGGTTCGTCGTGGCCGTCAGGCCGGTGGAATGAGGGGGTATGCGCCGGGGCTCAAAGCCGCCCTCCCCTTCGCAAGCTTGGGTATCGCGCTGCTTCTCTGCGGCGGTGCCTTCGTCCGATCCGAACAGTATCGTGCCGAATCGGACCTGAACTATAGTCAGACGTACGAGGTTCAGTGGCGGACGACGCAGATCCGTGAGCATCTTGCTCGTATCCACGGCGAGCTGCGCCTGGCGGCGGCGACCGGCCGGATGGAAGCTGATCTCAAACGCCAGGTCTTCCTGCTCAATGCGAATGTAGACCAGCTGCTAAAGCTCGAATATGCCCCAAAATTTCTCGGCGACCGCGATGTCGAGCTACTGCGCGGCTTGCAGGCCGTGGCAAGCGACTATCTCGATCCAATACTCGAGGGCAGCACGGACTTCGAGGGCGCGCTTCAGGTCATGCCCGATTTGGAACAGCGGATGTTCGAGGTTTCCGGCACCGCGGTTGCGCATGCCGAGACATTGAACACGACGGCTCACATTGAAGAAGCGGCGTCACGAAACAGGTTCCTGTTTGCGGTTGCGTTGGTACTCGCCGCCGTCGGCTATGCGATCATCCATCTGCGAAATGCGCTCGCAAGACGGCAGGAACAGCACTTGCGGTCGTTCTCTTCGCTCTACGCGCACATGACGCGGTCGCGTGTCACCGCCTTGAAGCTGTTTCTGGGCTACCAGGACGAAGACAACGTAAAGAACCCCGAGATGCTGATGCCGGCGAGAGAAGCGGTCCAGCAGCTGGAAGCCATCACAAACGGTCTCGGCACAATAGCGTATGCAAATAGGGATACCCGACGGGAAAGTCTGGCGACGGTTCTCGATCAGCTAAGCGCGATCGGTTCCTGCAAACTTCATATGCGCGTCAGCCCGGACGCCGCTCAGGTACAGGTGCCGGCCGCGCCCATGCGACTGATCCTCGATGAACTCGTCCAGAATGCCGAGGCCGCGCTTGGAGCCCAGCAGAAGGGCCAGATCACCGTCGCCGCGAAGGTCAAAGATCATCGTTTCTCCAAGCGGCGCGACCTGGTGGTCGAGATTGTCGATGACGGCCCGGGAATGTCGGCCGAGGTAGTGGCGAGGGCGAAAACGCCGTTCTTTTCTACACGCGCGGGCTCACATACCGGGTTGGGGCTGACAGGCTGTACGCAGATGGCGGCGGCTTTCAACGGGACGCTGGTGCTAAGTTCGGAATATTCCAAAGGTACGTCAGTCCGGGTTTCAATTCCGATCGAGCCCTTCGATTGTCACGAATGA
- the repA gene encoding plasmid partitioning protein RepA has protein sequence MNVMPEIDVELEFDEEILEQGELISDKLNMLRLEQYPPDALKGLRRFSSAEVAEFLGVTQNHIKKLHLEGKGPAPDVSSSGRRSYTAQQMLELRHYLDKHGRSDFKRYVPQRRLGEPLQVISVVNFKGGSGKTTTAAHLAQYLALTGHRVLVIDLDPQASLSALHGVQPELDKNLSLYEALRYDEYRKSIKEVIRPTNFPGLDIVPANLELQEHTCETPLAASNRNSPEGRLFFTRISTALGEVDDRYDVVVIDCPPQLGYLTLTSLTASTSVLITVHPQMLDVMSMSQFLLMLGGILQSIKEAGATVRLKWFRYLVTRYEPTDGPQAQMVGFLQALFNKRMLKNQMLKSTAVSDAGITKQTLYEVEKSQFTRTTYERAIESLNAVNAEIVSLVHKAWGRR, from the coding sequence ATGAATGTGATGCCAGAGATCGATGTTGAGCTTGAGTTCGACGAAGAGATTCTCGAGCAAGGAGAGCTCATTTCCGACAAACTGAACATGCTGCGGCTTGAACAGTATCCTCCCGATGCATTGAAGGGACTGCGGCGGTTCTCGTCGGCCGAGGTGGCAGAGTTTCTTGGAGTTACGCAGAACCATATTAAGAAGCTGCACCTCGAGGGCAAGGGTCCTGCCCCGGACGTCTCAAGTTCCGGTCGTCGTTCATATACAGCACAGCAGATGTTGGAACTGCGTCACTACCTCGACAAACATGGCCGTTCGGACTTTAAGCGTTATGTGCCGCAACGTCGACTTGGCGAGCCGCTTCAGGTTATCTCAGTGGTCAACTTTAAGGGCGGCAGCGGTAAAACTACGACCGCCGCCCATTTGGCGCAGTATCTGGCGCTGACCGGGCATCGCGTGCTGGTGATCGACCTAGATCCCCAGGCGTCATTGTCTGCGCTTCACGGCGTGCAGCCCGAACTCGACAAGAACCTCTCGCTTTATGAAGCGCTACGGTATGACGAGTACAGAAAGTCGATTAAGGAGGTTATCCGCCCGACGAACTTTCCTGGCCTCGATATCGTGCCTGCCAATCTAGAGCTCCAGGAGCATACGTGCGAGACGCCGTTGGCGGCATCGAATCGAAATTCGCCAGAAGGCCGCTTGTTCTTTACGCGCATTTCCACCGCACTTGGCGAAGTCGACGATCGCTATGATGTCGTCGTGATCGATTGCCCGCCACAACTGGGCTACCTCACTCTAACGTCGCTGACGGCGTCGACATCCGTTCTTATCACTGTGCATCCACAGATGCTCGATGTCATGTCGATGAGCCAGTTCCTGCTAATGCTTGGCGGCATTCTTCAATCTATCAAGGAAGCCGGGGCCACTGTCCGGCTGAAGTGGTTTCGCTATTTGGTTACGCGCTACGAGCCCACCGATGGCCCTCAGGCCCAGATGGTGGGCTTCCTGCAGGCGCTCTTCAACAAGCGCATGTTGAAGAATCAGATGCTCAAGTCCACTGCCGTCTCCGATGCGGGGATTACGAAGCAAACCCTCTACGAGGTCGAGAAAAGTCAGTTTACTCGCACGACATATGAGCGAGCGATTGAGAGCTTGAACGCCGTAAATGCGGAAATCGTCTCCCTTGTTCACAAGGCGTGGGGGCGCAGATGA
- the repB gene encoding plasmid partitioning protein RepB — protein sequence MARKHLLASVTASLNAERSQSSSEARSEYTRKGASRSMRQSLDELAESSMKMLAGETVVSLDPADLDSSFVSDRIDESDEEYAQLREAIKQSGQSTPILVRPHPDAAGRYMIVFGHRRAKVARELGTLVRAVVKPLADIEHVIAQGQENTARSDLSFIEKALFAQRLLDQGMTRSTIKSALTVDDTLLSRMLSVAGGIPKPVLSAVGAAKGVGRDRWEELKKLVQNPTNAERSVEFVEADEFAKAQDSEQGFNLLLSFLKSTRTPRKARVIPGSKDWAPEDRSLVVAVNPGAGGLSLEFKDKGAKPFGEWLARNLDSLYEAFRKSENR from the coding sequence ATGGCTAGAAAACACCTCCTCGCAAGCGTGACAGCTTCATTGAATGCTGAGAGATCACAATCATCGTCGGAAGCTCGATCCGAGTATACGAGGAAGGGTGCATCGCGTTCGATGCGGCAGTCTCTCGACGAACTTGCCGAGAGCAGCATGAAGATGCTTGCAGGTGAAACAGTGGTTTCGCTGGATCCAGCTGACCTCGATAGCTCATTCGTCTCCGACCGGATTGACGAAAGCGATGAAGAGTACGCACAGCTGCGAGAGGCCATCAAGCAGTCTGGCCAATCGACGCCGATCTTGGTGCGTCCGCATCCTGATGCTGCGGGCCGGTACATGATCGTGTTCGGCCATCGTCGGGCCAAGGTAGCGCGAGAACTCGGGACTCTGGTCCGAGCGGTGGTCAAGCCGCTCGCCGATATCGAACACGTAATTGCGCAGGGCCAGGAAAATACCGCCCGGTCCGATCTGTCATTTATCGAGAAAGCGTTGTTCGCGCAGCGATTGCTCGACCAAGGAATGACCAGGTCCACCATCAAGTCTGCTTTGACTGTGGATGATACGCTGCTCTCGCGCATGTTGTCTGTCGCCGGGGGGATACCTAAACCCGTTCTGAGCGCTGTTGGTGCTGCCAAGGGAGTCGGCCGAGACCGCTGGGAAGAACTGAAGAAGCTGGTTCAGAATCCGACGAACGCGGAAAGATCGGTCGAGTTTGTCGAGGCCGACGAGTTCGCCAAAGCTCAAGACAGCGAGCAAGGGTTCAATCTTCTTTTGAGTTTTCTAAAGAGCACTAGAACCCCGAGAAAAGCACGTGTCATTCCTGGATCGAAGGACTGGGCTCCAGAGGATCGATCGCTCGTAGTCGCTGTCAATCCCGGGGCAGGCGGTCTCTCGCTCGAGTTCAAGGACAAGGGAGCAAAGCCTTTTGGCGAATGGCTCGCCAGGAATCTGGACAGCCTCTACGAGGCCTTCAGGAAGTCGGAAAATAGATAA
- the repC gene encoding plasmid replication protein RepC: MQTHITTTPFGRRPMTLAMMASQVAANAMPEGASVQKWHVFKFIREAKDLIGATDRSLAILNALLSFHRDMELSADGELVVWPSNEQLMARANGMPATTLRRHLAVLVDCGLIIRRDSPNGKRFARKGRGGQIEQAYGFDLSPIVARAGEFAELAETVQTEKRAYRAARERLTLLRRDIVKMIDAGLEEGVPGNWGKMTRTYQGIIGRLPRTAPRQLLEDICEDLDLLWIEVRDVLESFTKTQNPDANESHSGSHIQNSNPDSISESESGTGNNEEATGNAAENDNLHSLPKRELPLGIVLDACGSWRELAKDGEIRNWRDFLAAAEVARPMLGVSPSAWREACEALGERQAAITLAAIYQRADQIKSAGGYLRSLTDRARDGKFSAWPMVMALLRAKLDTQKAAAQTHGRSADDGDEGEGRLEVSEALLRSLRRPKS, encoded by the coding sequence ATGCAGACGCATATCACAACGACGCCCTTTGGGCGGCGGCCGATGACGCTCGCCATGATGGCCAGCCAGGTCGCAGCAAACGCCATGCCGGAAGGCGCCAGCGTTCAGAAATGGCATGTCTTCAAATTCATACGTGAAGCCAAGGATTTGATCGGCGCCACCGATCGCTCACTGGCGATCCTCAACGCGTTGCTGTCCTTCCATCGGGATATGGAGCTTTCGGCCGATGGCGAACTCGTCGTGTGGCCATCGAACGAGCAGCTCATGGCCCGTGCAAACGGCATGCCGGCGACAACATTACGGCGTCATCTGGCCGTCCTGGTCGATTGCGGGCTGATCATCCGCCGGGACAGCCCAAACGGCAAACGCTTTGCGCGCAAGGGCAGGGGCGGGCAGATCGAACAGGCTTACGGCTTCGATCTGTCGCCGATCGTCGCGCGAGCCGGGGAGTTCGCCGAGCTGGCTGAGACGGTTCAGACCGAAAAGCGCGCCTACAGGGCTGCCAGGGAGCGCCTCACATTGTTGCGCCGGGACATCGTGAAGATGATCGACGCCGGCCTCGAGGAGGGGGTTCCAGGCAATTGGGGCAAGATGACCCGAACCTATCAAGGGATTATCGGCCGGCTCCCTCGAACCGCTCCCCGGCAACTCCTCGAGGATATCTGCGAGGACCTGGATCTGCTCTGGATCGAAGTTCGTGACGTGCTGGAATCTTTCACGAAAACACAGAATCCGGACGCCAATGAGTCCCATTCCGGTAGCCACATACAGAATTCAAACCCAGACTCCATCTCTGAATCTGAAAGCGGCACAGGAAATAACGAAGAAGCGACCGGCAACGCTGCGGAAAACGACAACCTGCACAGCTTGCCCAAGCGGGAGTTGCCCTTGGGGATCGTGCTGGACGCCTGCGGAAGCTGGCGCGAGCTGGCCAAGGATGGCGAAATCCGCAACTGGCGCGACTTTTTGGCGGCGGCGGAGGTCGCCCGGCCGATGCTGGGGGTCAGCCCCAGCGCCTGGCGAGAGGCCTGCGAGGCGCTGGGCGAACGCCAGGCGGCGATCACGCTGGCTGCCATCTATCAGCGCGCCGATCAGATCAAGAGCGCCGGCGGCTATTTGCGCAGCCTGACGGACAGGGCCCGCGACGGGAAATTCTCGGCCTGGCCAATGGTGATGGCGCTCTTGCGCGCGAAACTGGATACCCAGAAGGCCGCAGCGCAGACCCATGGCAGATCGGCGGATGATGGTGACGAGGGGGAAGGGCGACTTGAGGTGTCGGAAGCGCTTCTCAGAAGTCTGCGTAGGCCGAAATCGTGA
- a CDS encoding type II toxin-antitoxin system VapC family toxin, translated as MRLLLDTNVLSEVTKPAPDPRVLEWLDQLDEDRSFISVVSIAEIRRGVALMDEGRKREALAEWLAQDLPQRFEQRVLHVDEPIALAWGDLMAQAKRRGRGLSSMDALIAATATAKQLTLATRNTRDFEGFAFELFDPWTA; from the coding sequence GTGAGGCTATTGCTCGATACGAATGTTCTCTCTGAGGTGACGAAGCCAGCCCCCGACCCGCGGGTTCTGGAATGGCTGGACCAGCTCGATGAGGACCGTTCGTTCATCAGCGTGGTGTCGATTGCCGAGATCCGGCGCGGCGTCGCCCTCATGGACGAAGGCCGGAAACGCGAGGCTCTGGCCGAATGGCTGGCGCAGGATCTGCCGCAGCGTTTTGAGCAAAGGGTTCTCCATGTAGACGAGCCGATCGCTTTAGCGTGGGGCGATCTGATGGCCCAGGCCAAGCGTCGCGGCCGCGGTCTGTCATCCATGGATGCCTTGATCGCCGCGACAGCGACCGCGAAACAGCTCACCTTGGCGACCCGCAACACGAGGGATTTCGAGGGGTTTGCCTTCGAGCTGTTCGATCCTTGGACCGCCTGA
- a CDS encoding type II toxin-antitoxin system prevent-host-death family antitoxin gives MLSAPKEDTNWTVAGAKARLSEVIERAQSAPQTITRNGKPSVVVVSAEEWQRKTVRKGTLAEFLMDSPLRGTDLDVDRQRDEPRDLRL, from the coding sequence ATGCTATCTGCACCCAAAGAAGATACCAACTGGACCGTCGCAGGAGCCAAAGCTCGGCTGTCGGAGGTCATCGAGCGCGCACAGTCTGCACCTCAAACGATCACCCGGAACGGCAAGCCAAGTGTCGTTGTCGTCTCGGCCGAGGAATGGCAGCGCAAGACGGTGCGCAAGGGCACGCTTGCGGAGTTCCTTATGGATTCGCCGCTGCGCGGCACCGATCTCGACGTCGACCGTCAGCGCGACGAACCGCGTGATCTGCGGCTGTGA